The following coding sequences lie in one Natrinema sp. DC36 genomic window:
- a CDS encoding transcription initiation factor IIB family protein gives MRREQSRAQWQSKSERNLAYGLSEVRRIVARLGLAESIRDQACTLFRRAQSEGLCQGRSLEAVAAASVYATMRCNGLGRSRTEVATSARCDQERLTNAYDAMNVDLELPAQPISAIDRIPKLATELEVPDWVRRRAVDLAQQASEAGLTIGRRPSGVAAGCLYLAAERAGVCLSQHQIADTAGTSPNTLRNRRDELLELDS, from the coding sequence CTGCGTCGCGAACAGTCTCGCGCACAGTGGCAGTCGAAATCGGAACGGAACCTCGCGTATGGCCTCAGTGAAGTCCGGCGAATCGTCGCTCGTCTCGGTCTCGCGGAGAGTATCCGTGACCAGGCGTGTACGCTCTTCCGACGGGCCCAATCCGAAGGGCTTTGTCAGGGTCGGTCGCTCGAGGCGGTAGCTGCAGCCAGTGTCTATGCAACAATGCGGTGTAACGGGCTTGGACGATCGCGGACAGAAGTCGCTACCAGTGCTCGCTGTGATCAGGAGAGACTCACCAACGCCTACGACGCCATGAACGTCGACCTCGAGTTACCGGCACAGCCAATATCGGCGATCGATCGCATTCCAAAACTAGCGACGGAGCTCGAGGTACCGGACTGGGTCCGTCGACGGGCAGTTGACCTCGCACAGCAGGCGAGTGAAGCTGGACTCACGATCGGCCGTCGGCCGAGTGGCGTCGCAGCGGGGTGTCTGTATCTCGCTGCTGAGCGAGCTGGAGTGTGTCTCTCACAACACCAGATCGCCGATACTGCAGGAACATCGCCGAATACACTTCGAAATCGACGGGACGAGCTACTCGAGCTCGATTCCTGA
- a CDS encoding metallophosphoesterase, with protein sequence MAEIRLFRISDIHLGKRQYGSDIRRDGFVDTFERTIELAVERDVDAVIHTRDLFDDPVPPLPTVMRCADALEPLKERNIPFYGIVGNHGDDQWLDLLCRTNAVTRLN encoded by the coding sequence ATGGCTGAAATTCGACTATTTCGTATCAGTGACATTCACCTCGGAAAGCGTCAATACGGCTCAGATATTCGCCGTGACGGCTTTGTAGACACATTCGAGCGAACGATTGAACTCGCGGTCGAACGTGACGTCGATGCCGTAATCCACACCCGTGACCTGTTCGATGATCCTGTGCCACCACTTCCGACGGTCATGCGTTGCGCTGATGCACTCGAGCCGCTCAAGGAGCGCAACATTCCGTTCTACGGGATCGTAGGGAACCACGGAGACGACCAGTGGCTCGATCTCCTCTGTCGTACGAACGCCGTGACCCGACTTAACTGA
- a CDS encoding glycoside hydrolase family 97 catalytic domain-containing protein: MMSENHNQDLPVNVNRREFVGITSLLAASAFSLSVPEAVAGQVTNSNDTTKQTVTSPDDTVGVTVDVVDGSPTYSVAYDGTTVIDDAGLGFEFQNQSDFGDDVTVTGSERTTVDETWSPVWDQYDEIREHYEELRLGLAEESDGRALTLEIRAFNDGVGFRYVFPEAGGFGDFVITAERTEFAFADDYTSWWIPNDFNSYEYTYTETPVSEIGNQSDFGGAHTPITMQANDDLYISVHEADLIDYGAMAVEPSQDGGTTFESALAPLPDGTKVAASAPHRTPWRTIQLGERPGDLIESNLIVNLNEDYDADEFPQGVDWIEPQKFIGVWWLMITGRADWEYMGSETGNHGAQTGRVKQYMDFASEHDIPGVLVEGWNQGWSSYPDGGGDAFDFTEPYPDFDLQAVTDYGSTLEPPTQMTMHNETAGGFQNYESQIGDAFGLYDDLGIHTIKNGYVNDDGNLSGEGHNHHNQVMVNHHHVVAQTAAANRQMLDIHEPVHPTGRRRTYPNLMTSEGVFGQEYDSFGDVPPAHHVTFPFTRMLGGPVEYTPGIFDMDSGSGGIQTTRAKQLAMYPTYFSGLQMVADLPSSYLAEQPATISVGDVAQAEWAELDGFVTAASWANAQGEQYVEVDPNSVAAGSTITWALEDVNAGEYELHLRYASDAEDNAVPADEPRTATVTVDGEPVAEVTFPTTDYWDVWNGVSTTVTLDGDSETVGVALTADDTGGFNLDSVALTETGEPMPEPETVPIRGPTVDEFQFIEDVPASGWDDTRVVESAIGEYMVTARKQDDEWYVGAMTDENGRAIDIPLDFLDDAPGKRKGHEKGSSKGRSHQKPNSNGKGKGHSKGKYVAEIYSDGIEASYDDTLEPVRVDRAIVDADTTLLASMIESGGTAVRLYPASWEDVSELPAYEHPTQDVSVDIADDVFIQEPFVEATGSNQSDYIGGQTVELVVDGETIRTANVRFPPNASDATYEFSYSINQPGTYDIAVRTTDGDTLATETVTVRPPETIASLDDSEGDDHGPGTYTYPTADAYQSGAFDLRSVSVAQTPSLVQFEFEVENLYDVWGGRFSPHLFAVWVSDPNASGGTTESLDDLGANVSFEKSWHYRLHVGGWSMAAVDAGGSDLTGDDGSTISPQSTVDFDADTVTLTIDRAAFDGTDPADLEVVAGVGSAEYSAFRPVQETASGHRFGGAKAGAVDNAPRLIDVTTPTDVSQKTALGYSAEERATLPFVSLD, encoded by the coding sequence ATGATGTCTGAGAACCACAATCAGGATTTGCCGGTGAATGTGAACCGGCGGGAGTTTGTCGGGATCACATCACTGCTAGCGGCGTCAGCCTTCTCGTTATCCGTGCCAGAGGCGGTCGCTGGACAAGTCACGAATAGTAATGATACGACCAAACAGACAGTTACCTCGCCGGATGATACCGTTGGAGTGACCGTCGACGTCGTAGATGGGTCGCCAACCTACAGCGTCGCCTATGACGGGACGACTGTCATTGACGATGCCGGCCTAGGCTTTGAATTCCAGAACCAGTCCGACTTCGGCGACGACGTCACTGTCACCGGCAGCGAGCGGACGACGGTTGACGAGACGTGGTCACCAGTCTGGGACCAGTACGACGAGATTCGGGAGCACTACGAGGAACTGCGTCTCGGCTTGGCCGAAGAGTCGGACGGTCGCGCACTAACGCTCGAGATCCGCGCGTTCAACGACGGTGTCGGATTCCGCTACGTGTTCCCGGAGGCAGGAGGCTTCGGCGATTTCGTCATTACAGCTGAACGAACCGAGTTCGCCTTCGCGGATGACTACACGTCTTGGTGGATCCCGAACGACTTCAACAGCTACGAATACACGTATACTGAGACGCCGGTAAGCGAAATCGGCAACCAGAGCGACTTCGGCGGTGCGCACACGCCGATCACGATGCAGGCCAATGATGACCTCTACATAAGCGTTCACGAGGCGGACCTCATCGACTATGGTGCGATGGCTGTCGAACCCTCCCAAGACGGAGGGACGACCTTTGAATCTGCGCTGGCGCCCCTTCCCGACGGGACGAAGGTTGCGGCGTCGGCACCCCACCGAACACCCTGGCGGACGATCCAACTGGGCGAGCGGCCGGGCGACCTCATTGAGTCGAATCTCATTGTCAACCTCAACGAGGACTACGATGCCGACGAGTTCCCGCAGGGCGTCGACTGGATCGAACCCCAGAAGTTCATCGGCGTCTGGTGGCTGATGATCACCGGCCGTGCCGACTGGGAGTACATGGGCTCCGAGACCGGCAACCACGGCGCCCAGACCGGGCGTGTCAAGCAGTACATGGACTTCGCTAGCGAGCACGATATCCCCGGCGTGCTCGTCGAAGGGTGGAACCAAGGCTGGTCGAGTTACCCCGACGGCGGTGGTGACGCGTTCGACTTCACCGAGCCCTATCCGGACTTCGACCTCCAGGCGGTGACCGACTACGGGTCGACCCTCGAGCCGCCGACCCAGATGACGATGCACAACGAGACGGCGGGCGGATTCCAGAACTACGAGTCCCAGATCGGCGATGCGTTCGGGCTGTACGACGACCTGGGCATTCACACGATCAAGAACGGCTACGTCAACGATGATGGGAACCTGTCCGGGGAGGGTCATAACCACCACAATCAGGTCATGGTCAACCATCACCACGTCGTCGCACAGACGGCGGCGGCGAACCGGCAGATGCTCGATATACACGAACCGGTCCACCCGACTGGCCGTCGTCGGACCTACCCGAACCTGATGACCAGTGAGGGTGTGTTCGGTCAGGAGTACGATTCCTTCGGCGATGTCCCGCCCGCACACCATGTCACCTTCCCGTTCACCCGGATGCTCGGTGGCCCCGTTGAGTACACGCCGGGAATCTTCGACATGGACTCGGGCTCGGGCGGCATCCAGACGACGCGGGCCAAGCAGCTCGCGATGTACCCGACGTACTTCAGCGGGCTGCAGATGGTCGCCGACTTGCCGAGCTCCTACCTTGCCGAACAGCCGGCGACGATCAGCGTCGGCGATGTCGCACAGGCTGAATGGGCCGAGCTTGATGGATTCGTGACGGCCGCCAGCTGGGCCAACGCGCAGGGCGAGCAGTACGTCGAGGTTGACCCCAACAGCGTCGCCGCCGGTTCGACGATCACGTGGGCCCTCGAGGATGTCAACGCCGGCGAGTACGAACTCCACCTGCGGTACGCTAGCGATGCAGAGGATAACGCCGTTCCGGCCGACGAGCCGCGTACGGCGACCGTTACAGTCGATGGAGAACCCGTAGCGGAGGTCACGTTCCCAACCACCGACTATTGGGATGTCTGGAACGGAGTCTCGACGACCGTCACTCTGGACGGCGACAGCGAAACCGTCGGCGTGGCGCTGACGGCGGACGACACCGGCGGGTTCAACCTCGATTCGGTTGCGCTCACGGAAACGGGTGAACCGATGCCCGAGCCGGAAACCGTGCCGATTCGAGGTCCGACCGTCGACGAGTTCCAGTTCATCGAGGATGTCCCAGCCAGCGGCTGGGATGACACCCGCGTCGTTGAGTCGGCCATCGGCGAGTACATGGTTACGGCACGGAAACAAGATGATGAGTGGTACGTCGGTGCGATGACCGACGAGAACGGCCGCGCGATCGACATCCCGCTCGACTTCCTCGATGACGCCCCTGGTAAACGGAAGGGCCACGAAAAGGGTTCTAGTAAGGGGAGGAGCCACCAAAAGCCGAACAGCAACGGCAAGGGGAAGGGACACAGCAAAGGGAAGTACGTCGCAGAAATCTACTCAGATGGTATCGAGGCTAGCTACGACGATACCCTCGAGCCGGTCCGCGTCGACAGAGCGATAGTCGACGCCGACACGACGCTGCTGGCATCGATGATAGAATCGGGCGGAACTGCTGTCCGACTGTACCCCGCCTCGTGGGAGGACGTCTCTGAGTTGCCGGCTTACGAGCATCCTACACAGGACGTCAGCGTCGACATCGCAGACGACGTGTTCATTCAAGAACCGTTCGTCGAAGCAACGGGGTCGAACCAGAGCGACTATATTGGCGGGCAAACCGTCGAACTGGTCGTCGACGGGGAGACAATCCGGACAGCGAACGTCCGCTTCCCGCCGAACGCGAGCGATGCGACCTACGAGTTCTCCTACAGCATCAACCAGCCTGGCACCTACGATATCGCAGTGCGGACGACCGACGGCGATACGTTAGCCACAGAGACGGTGACGGTCAGACCGCCGGAAACCATCGCTTCTCTCGATGACTCCGAGGGCGACGACCACGGACCCGGGACGTACACGTATCCCACTGCCGACGCATACCAGTCGGGTGCATTCGACCTCCGGTCGGTCTCCGTTGCACAGACGCCAAGTCTCGTGCAGTTCGAGTTCGAGGTGGAGAACCTCTACGACGTATGGGGCGGCCGCTTCTCGCCGCACCTGTTCGCCGTGTGGGTTAGCGACCCCAATGCGAGCGGTGGTACCACCGAAAGCCTCGACGATCTGGGGGCGAACGTTTCCTTCGAGAAATCTTGGCACTACCGCCTCCACGTTGGCGGGTGGTCCATGGCTGCCGTCGACGCCGGCGGCTCAGATCTGACCGGTGACGATGGAAGCACCATCAGTCCCCAGTCCACCGTCGACTTTGACGCCGATACGGTCACGCTGACTATCGATCGTGCCGCCTTCGACGGGACCGACCCCGCCGACTTAGAGGTGGTCGCAGGCGTCGGTTCGGCAGAGTACAGCGCCTTCCGCCCGGTACAGGAGACGGCAAGTGGCCACAGGTTCGGCGGTGCAAAAGCCGGTGCAGTAGATAATGCACCGCGACTCATCGACGTAACGACGCCCACGGACGTTTCCCAGAAGACAGCGCTCGGCTATTCCGCCGAGGAACGGGCAACCTTGCCATTCGTTTCCCTCGACTAG
- a CDS encoding pirin family protein, with the protein MDDSPSAQTQRCIHTAPRTDVSQDQGKFRIHLNFPGRAVPDHDDHGYGPLATVVESFMDPGTLIRMHQHRNEDIISWVPNGVMRHDDRQGNNLVTDAEHLMVMNAGSGFWHAEETLANDPPLRMLQIFVRPHSLDLEPDIQHEPIPDPVTNEWRHLFGPEGTDAPLFVRNDVDFYDCRLTAGATTTLPSRSDWDTYLYVFDGVIDVGEESLGYTESALVTGDSDVTVTATEDSTIVAFTINPDAPITRQGTIGR; encoded by the coding sequence ATGGATGATTCGCCCTCGGCACAGACTCAACGTTGTATCCACACGGCGCCGCGAACGGATGTCTCGCAGGATCAGGGCAAGTTCCGGATACACCTCAACTTCCCCGGTCGGGCCGTCCCCGACCACGACGATCACGGCTATGGGCCGCTGGCAACCGTCGTCGAGTCATTCATGGATCCGGGGACGCTGATCCGAATGCACCAGCACCGCAACGAAGATATCATCTCCTGGGTCCCCAACGGCGTAATGCGCCACGACGACCGCCAGGGCAATAACCTCGTTACTGACGCCGAACACCTGATGGTCATGAACGCCGGCAGCGGCTTCTGGCACGCCGAGGAGACGCTAGCAAACGACCCGCCGCTTCGAATGCTCCAGATCTTCGTCCGACCACACAGCCTCGATCTCGAGCCGGACATCCAACACGAGCCAATTCCCGATCCCGTCACGAACGAATGGCGGCACCTGTTCGGCCCCGAAGGGACCGACGCCCCGCTGTTTGTCCGCAACGATGTCGACTTCTACGATTGCCGCCTCACCGCCGGCGCCACGACTACGCTGCCGTCCCGGTCGGATTGGGATACCTATCTATACGTCTTTGATGGCGTCATCGACGTTGGCGAGGAGTCCCTCGGGTACACCGAGAGCGCACTCGTGACTGGCGATAGCGACGTAACCGTCACCGCAACCGAGGACTCCACCATCGTCGCGTTTACCATCAACCCTGACGCCCCGATCACGCGCCAAGGCACGATTGGCCGCTGA